GTCAGGTAGGCCTGCCGCAGACCACAGTTGAGACGGCAAGGCCCGATGCCGGCAGGTCGAAGAAAAAGCATGATCCAGCCGTAGCCGATGGTCGTGAGCCCCAGGAGCGTTCCGAACGCCAGAACAAGTCCAGAGGGTCGCCCGAGACGCAGACGTGGAGAGCGCTTCTTCATGCCGCCCGACTGCCATTGAACCGCCAAACGCGGTATCGCACCGGGCATCCACCATCGCCAGGAGACAGAAAACCTGAGGTAACGCGGCCCATGGCCGTGATCGGCGCATCCGCGAAGACACGCGGCAAATGCCAGGCGGCGCTGCAACGCCGGGAATCGCCATGCGTCATCGACGGGAACACGCTACGCCAGGCGCGACGATCAGTAAGCGAACTCGCGGAACACCGGATCGACGTTTTCCTGCCAGGCACCGTGGTACAGCGCCAGCTTGCGCTCGGCCGCGGTCTCGCCGGCGTGGAGGATCTCCACCAGCGGTTCCAGGAAGCGCGATTCGTCCTGGCCGTCGCCGTTCAGGCGGGCGCGGCGGCGCAGGCCGTCCAGCGCGATCTTCACCGACTCGGCGGCCAGGTCCTGCGCCGTGCCGTTGCGGAACGGCAGTTTCAGCGCCTGCCTGGGCACGCCGTCGCGCAGCGCGTGACGTTCGACCAGACTGAAGTCCTTGACCAGGTCCCAGGCCGCATCCAGCGCCGCGTCGTCGTACAGCAGGCCGACCCAGTACGCCGACAGCGCGCACAGGCGGCCCCACGGGCCGGCGTCGGCGCCGCGCATTTCCAGGTATTTCTTCAGCCGCACTTCCGGGAACGCGGTGGTCATGTGATCGGACCAGTCGCGCAGCGTCGGCAGCGCGCCCGGCAGCGCCGGCAGCTTGCCCTGCATGAAATCGCGGAAGCTCTGCCCGCTGGCGTCGACGTAGGTGCCGTCGCGGTAGGAGAAGTACATCGGCACGTCGAGCAGGTAGTCGACGTAGCGCTCGTAGCCGAAGCCGTCCTCGAATACGAAGTCGAGCATGCCGGTGCGGTCGGCGTCGGTGTCGGTCCAGATGTGCGAGCGGTAGCTGAGGTAGCCGTTGGGCTTGCCCTCGGTGAACGGCGAGTCGGCGAACAGCGCGGTGGCGATCGGCTGCAGCGCCAACGACACGCGGAACTTCTTGATCATGTCCGCTTCGGTCGCGTAGTCCAGGTTGACCTGAACCGTGCAGGTGCGGGTCATCATGTCCAGGCCGAGCGCGCCGACCTTGGGCATGTAGTTCTTCATGATCTGGTAGCGGCCCTTGGGCATCCACGGCATCTCGTCGCGGCGCCACTTCGGCTGGAAGCCCATGCCGAGGAACCCCAGGCCCAGTTCGTCGGCGACCTGCTTGACCTCGTTGAGGTGGCTGCCCACTTCCACGCAGGTGTCGTGGATGGTTTCCAGCGGCGCGCCCGACAGTTCCAGCTGGCCGGCCGGCTCCAGCGTCACCGAGGCG
This sequence is a window from Xanthomonas sp. CFBP 8443. Protein-coding genes within it:
- a CDS encoding glutamate--cysteine ligase, translated to MSSPSHVAETPITDRTELVEVLASGEKPEAQWRIGTEHEKFGFRLDDLRPPTFEGERGIEALLNGLTRFGWEPVLEGGRTIALLRDGASVTLEPAGQLELSGAPLETIHDTCVEVGSHLNEVKQVADELGLGFLGMGFQPKWRRDEMPWMPKGRYQIMKNYMPKVGALGLDMMTRTCTVQVNLDYATEADMIKKFRVSLALQPIATALFADSPFTEGKPNGYLSYRSHIWTDTDADRTGMLDFVFEDGFGYERYVDYLLDVPMYFSYRDGTYVDASGQSFRDFMQGKLPALPGALPTLRDWSDHMTTAFPEVRLKKYLEMRGADAGPWGRLCALSAYWVGLLYDDAALDAAWDLVKDFSLVERHALRDGVPRQALKLPFRNGTAQDLAAESVKIALDGLRRRARLNGDGQDESRFLEPLVEILHAGETAAERKLALYHGAWQENVDPVFREFAY